The following are from one region of the Amycolatopsis sp. QT-25 genome:
- a CDS encoding alkaline phosphatase D family protein, with translation MTATHHNRRTLLKAGLTGAGAVAGGLLLPGTASANAVPLIRRERPVLTHGVQSGDVTTGSGIVWSRADRPARLIVEVSRDPSFRHARRVRGPVMSPETGGTGKIRVAGLPPGTEVHYRVTAEALDGRTRSEAVTGRFATAPVGRSDVRLVWSGDVAGQNWGINPERGGMTIYRAMADRRPDLFLHCGDTVYADAPLTETVALPGGRVWRNIVTPEKSKVAETLDEYRGQFAYNLLDDNLKRFTANVPAYVQWDDHEVVNNWYPGEILDDRPEYTEKRVDVLAARAFQAFHEWHPIDRRQAVDGRVYRNFRHGSRAEVFVLDMRTYKDANTADQTKPGRVLGDRQARWLVDALDRSTATWKIIQADLPIGLTVPDGKAIEGVANGLPGAPGGRETELAWVLREISRRRVRNVVWLTADVHYTAAHHYSPDRASFTDFDPFWEFVSGPLNAGAFGPNTLDPTFGPEAVFVHAPPAANTSPADGFQHFGEVNIDGRSGALTVDLRDATGVSLWSKTLQPQR, from the coding sequence ATGACCGCAACCCACCACAACCGCCGCACGCTGCTCAAGGCCGGTCTCACCGGTGCCGGAGCGGTCGCGGGCGGCCTGCTCCTGCCCGGGACCGCGTCCGCGAACGCCGTCCCGCTGATCCGCCGTGAGCGTCCGGTGCTCACTCACGGTGTCCAGTCCGGTGACGTCACCACCGGTTCCGGCATCGTCTGGTCGCGCGCCGACCGGCCCGCGCGACTGATCGTGGAGGTCTCGAGGGACCCCTCGTTCCGGCACGCGCGCCGTGTGCGCGGGCCGGTGATGAGCCCGGAGACCGGCGGTACGGGCAAGATCCGCGTCGCGGGTCTGCCGCCGGGGACCGAGGTCCACTACCGCGTGACCGCCGAAGCACTCGACGGCCGGACGCGCAGCGAGGCCGTCACCGGCCGGTTCGCCACCGCCCCGGTCGGCCGCTCCGACGTCCGCCTGGTGTGGTCCGGTGACGTCGCCGGGCAGAACTGGGGCATCAACCCCGAACGCGGCGGAATGACGATCTACCGGGCGATGGCCGACCGTCGCCCGGATCTGTTCCTCCACTGTGGAGACACGGTCTACGCCGACGCGCCGCTCACCGAGACCGTCGCGCTGCCCGGCGGGCGCGTGTGGCGCAACATCGTCACCCCGGAGAAGTCGAAGGTCGCCGAGACGCTCGACGAGTACCGCGGCCAGTTCGCCTACAACCTCCTCGACGACAACCTCAAGCGGTTCACCGCGAACGTGCCCGCCTATGTCCAGTGGGACGATCACGAAGTCGTGAACAACTGGTATCCCGGGGAGATCCTCGACGACCGCCCCGAATACACCGAAAAGCGTGTCGACGTGCTCGCCGCGCGGGCGTTCCAGGCGTTCCACGAATGGCATCCGATCGACCGGCGCCAGGCCGTCGACGGCCGGGTGTACCGCAACTTCCGGCACGGTTCGCGCGCCGAGGTCTTCGTGCTGGACATGCGGACCTACAAGGACGCCAACACCGCCGACCAGACCAAGCCGGGCCGCGTCCTCGGCGACCGCCAGGCACGCTGGCTCGTCGATGCCCTCGATCGCAGCACCGCCACGTGGAAGATCATCCAGGCCGACCTCCCGATCGGTCTCACCGTCCCGGACGGCAAGGCCATCGAGGGTGTCGCCAACGGCCTGCCCGGCGCGCCCGGCGGTCGCGAGACCGAACTCGCCTGGGTGCTGCGGGAGATTTCGCGGCGCCGGGTGCGCAACGTCGTCTGGCTGACCGCCGACGTGCACTACACCGCGGCGCACCACTACTCGCCGGATCGCGCGTCCTTCACCGATTTCGACCCGTTCTGGGAGTTCGTCTCCGGACCGCTCAACGCCGGCGCTTTCGGGCCGAACACGCTCGACCCGACCTTCGGGCCCGAAGCGGTGTTCGTGCACGCCCCGCCCGCCGCGAACACCTCACCCGCCGACGGTTTCCAGCACTTCGGCGAGGTGAACATCGACGGGAGGAGTGGTGCGCTCACTGTGGACCTGAGGGACGCTACCGGCGTTTCGTTGTGGTCGAAGACCCTGCAGCCCCAACGCTGA
- a CDS encoding helix-turn-helix domain-containing protein, whose amino-acid sequence MTKNRTFTCGLDAAIAVMGGKWKGLILFALQDGPSRFGELRRAVPGISERVLIRQLREMEATGLLHREVYHQVPPKVEYSLTAFGDSLNTAMAALGEWGEEHLERIEAIPWSDVK is encoded by the coding sequence ATGACCAAGAACCGGACGTTCACCTGCGGCCTCGACGCCGCGATCGCCGTCATGGGCGGCAAATGGAAAGGGCTCATCCTGTTCGCGCTCCAGGACGGGCCGTCGCGCTTCGGGGAGCTGCGGCGCGCGGTGCCCGGCATCAGCGAACGGGTGCTGATCCGGCAACTGCGCGAGATGGAGGCCACCGGACTACTGCACCGCGAGGTGTACCACCAGGTTCCGCCGAAGGTGGAGTACTCGCTGACCGCGTTCGGGGATTCCCTCAACACCGCGATGGCCGCGCTCGGGGAGTGGGGCGAGGAGCACCTCGAGCGCATCGAGGCCATTCCCTGGTCCGACGTGAAGTGA
- the ndk gene encoding nucleoside-diphosphate kinase, translating to MTERTLVLVKPDGVARGLVGEVVSRIERKGLKLVALELRTVERSVAEEHYAEHKERPFFGDLLEFITSGPLVAIAVEGPRAIAAFRQLAGGTDPVEKATPGTLRGDFALETQYNLVHGSDSPESAERELKLWFPEV from the coding sequence GTGACTGAACGCACGCTGGTCCTCGTCAAGCCCGATGGCGTCGCGCGCGGCCTCGTCGGCGAGGTCGTCTCGCGCATCGAGCGCAAGGGCCTGAAGCTCGTCGCCCTCGAACTGCGCACCGTCGAGCGCTCGGTCGCCGAGGAGCACTACGCCGAGCACAAGGAGCGCCCGTTCTTCGGCGATCTCCTCGAATTCATCACCTCGGGCCCGCTGGTCGCGATCGCCGTCGAGGGCCCGCGCGCCATCGCCGCCTTCCGTCAGCTCGCCGGCGGCACCGACCCGGTCGAGAAGGCCACCCCTGGCACCCTGCGCGGCGACTTCGCGCTGGAGACCCAGTACAACCTGGTGCACGGTTCGGACTCCCCGGAGTCGGCCGAGCGCGAACTCAAGCTCTGGTTCCCCGAGGTCTGA
- a CDS encoding M14 family zinc carboxypeptidase has protein sequence MRLKTGIAVLSVFVSAGLLVAPAAQAAETAETAETAETTVDGRTLDPRPSTAKLAFELHKLAVLSHGKIRVDRIGRSNEGRPVWAARVGHGKTRIQYVTQQHGDEPLGTPAALEFLREVGVGHSPWARKLLSKVTVDIVVRANPDGHERDWRYNHDPDATPEYGEKGKGYDINRYHDPAVAPEDNPATEAGLIQRRNASFKPDIMVDYHMQGRYRDADGKEITASTLWPTHPGVKRSDVDFAKQIAVVVQRSIDGNGGYVSQYPGGDYQGIARNGYGLLGNGSVLIELSLIPEREQRQIQDALASMLAIARSAADGSVRRVDPADAEAIPPRGPALPGTVAEAHEAA, from the coding sequence ATGAGGCTCAAGACCGGAATCGCCGTGTTGTCCGTTTTTGTCAGCGCCGGGCTCCTGGTGGCGCCCGCCGCACAGGCCGCCGAGACCGCTGAGACCGCCGAGACCGCCGAAACCACTGTGGACGGTCGGACCCTCGACCCGCGGCCCTCCACCGCCAAGCTGGCCTTCGAACTGCACAAGCTGGCCGTGCTCAGCCACGGCAAGATCCGGGTGGACAGGATCGGCCGCAGCAACGAGGGCCGTCCGGTGTGGGCGGCCAGGGTCGGTCACGGCAAGACCCGGATCCAGTACGTCACCCAGCAGCACGGCGACGAGCCGCTCGGCACCCCCGCCGCGCTCGAATTCCTGCGCGAGGTCGGGGTCGGGCACAGCCCGTGGGCGCGGAAGCTGCTGTCGAAGGTGACCGTCGACATCGTCGTGCGCGCCAACCCCGACGGCCACGAGCGCGACTGGCGCTACAACCACGACCCGGACGCCACTCCCGAATACGGTGAGAAGGGCAAGGGTTACGACATCAACCGCTACCACGACCCGGCCGTCGCGCCCGAGGACAACCCGGCCACCGAGGCGGGCCTGATCCAGCGGCGGAACGCGTCGTTCAAGCCGGACATCATGGTCGACTACCACATGCAGGGCCGGTACCGGGACGCCGACGGCAAGGAGATCACCGCTTCCACGCTGTGGCCGACGCATCCGGGCGTGAAACGGTCCGATGTGGACTTCGCGAAGCAGATCGCGGTCGTGGTGCAGCGGTCGATCGACGGCAACGGCGGCTACGTGTCGCAGTATCCCGGTGGCGACTACCAAGGCATCGCGCGCAACGGGTACGGGCTGCTCGGCAACGGCAGCGTGCTGATCGAACTGAGCCTCATCCCGGAGCGGGAGCAGCGGCAGATCCAGGACGCGCTGGCCTCGATGCTCGCCATCGCGCGGTCCGCGGCCGACGGTTCGGTGCGGCGGGTGGACCCGGCCGACGCCGAAGCGATCCCGCCGCGGGGTCCGGCGCTGCCGGGTACGGTCGCGGAGGCGCACGAAGCCGCCTGA
- a CDS encoding NAD(P)-binding domain-containing protein — MPKTPVTVLGLGSMGSALAGAFLAAGHPTTVWNRTAAKADPLVALGARRAATAEEAVRASLLTIACLTTYEATLAALMPVSLTGRALVTLNSGSPAEARRMAEWATSRGARYLDGAIKNVPSAVGAPDTLLYYGGDKTVFDEHLDTLRVLGGDTVHLGEDADLAALYETAVGGTLLPALIGFFQGAAALRSRGLEAETLLPYATKWFEMIISVLPVYAKEIDSGDYSDPAASVDIFHAGAAADLGLAEEGVDVGWQLPMHDLVRRAVEAGHGDRSIAVLTELLSVGAAGSSTTTKRR; from the coding sequence ATGCCGAAGACGCCGGTGACCGTCCTGGGCCTCGGTTCGATGGGCTCGGCCCTGGCGGGCGCGTTCCTCGCCGCCGGGCATCCGACCACCGTGTGGAACAGGACGGCCGCGAAGGCCGATCCCCTTGTCGCGCTCGGAGCACGGCGGGCGGCGACGGCCGAAGAGGCGGTGCGGGCGAGCCTGTTGACCATCGCCTGCCTGACCACCTACGAAGCCACCCTCGCGGCCTTGATGCCGGTTTCCTTGACCGGACGCGCGTTGGTCACCTTGAACAGCGGCTCACCGGCGGAAGCGCGCCGCATGGCCGAGTGGGCGACGAGCCGGGGCGCGCGGTACCTCGACGGCGCGATCAAGAACGTGCCGTCGGCCGTGGGCGCGCCGGACACCCTGCTGTACTACGGCGGCGACAAGACCGTTTTCGACGAGCACCTCGACACGTTGCGGGTACTGGGCGGTGACACCGTCCACCTCGGCGAGGACGCCGACCTCGCGGCGCTGTACGAAACGGCCGTCGGCGGCACCCTGCTGCCCGCGCTGATCGGGTTCTTCCAAGGTGCCGCCGCGTTGCGCTCGCGCGGGCTCGAAGCCGAGACGCTCCTGCCGTACGCGACCAAGTGGTTCGAGATGATCATCTCGGTGCTTCCGGTGTACGCCAAGGAAATCGACAGCGGTGACTACTCCGATCCCGCCGCCTCGGTGGACATCTTCCACGCCGGCGCCGCCGCCGACCTCGGGCTGGCCGAGGAAGGCGTCGACGTCGGCTGGCAGCTCCCGATGCACGACCTCGTGCGGCGTGCCGTCGAGGCCGGGCACGGGGATCGCAGCATCGCGGTCCTCACGGAGCTGCTCAGCGTTGGGGCTGCAGGGTCTTCGACCACAACGAAACGCCGGTAG
- a CDS encoding maleylpyruvate isomerase family mycothiol-dependent enzyme yields the protein MTTPDEHLDRLRELTTGFARVARTGDHAAPVPCCGDWRLRDLVVHLGNVHRWAAGIVRSGDPAPQIFEAEPDADLAAWYGESADDLIEALREASPRDGAWNFTAAAKTKAFWFRRQVHETAVHLLDAHRAAGTEYTLDPSVAADGVDEVLLGMLPKVKRWHTPPVVTVPLLLKTSDTGHAWVITPPGEGDVPGSRTADPVETAEAVVEGPAEALDLLLWQRVGLAASGLRVTGAVTAAETFLAGPFTP from the coding sequence GTGACGACACCGGACGAGCACCTGGACCGGTTGCGGGAACTCACCACCGGTTTCGCCCGGGTGGCGCGCACCGGGGACCATGCCGCGCCCGTGCCGTGCTGCGGCGACTGGCGCCTGCGTGACCTGGTCGTCCACCTCGGCAACGTGCACCGCTGGGCGGCCGGGATCGTGCGCAGCGGAGACCCCGCGCCGCAGATCTTCGAGGCCGAGCCGGACGCGGATCTCGCCGCCTGGTACGGCGAAAGCGCCGACGACCTCATCGAGGCGTTGCGCGAAGCTTCCCCGCGGGACGGCGCCTGGAACTTCACCGCCGCCGCCAAGACCAAGGCCTTCTGGTTCCGCCGTCAGGTCCACGAGACCGCGGTGCACCTGCTCGACGCGCACCGCGCGGCAGGGACCGAGTACACCCTCGACCCGTCCGTCGCCGCCGACGGCGTGGACGAGGTCCTCCTCGGCATGCTGCCGAAGGTGAAACGCTGGCACACCCCGCCCGTGGTCACCGTTCCGTTGCTGCTGAAGACATCCGACACCGGACACGCCTGGGTTATCACACCACCGGGCGAAGGCGACGTTCCCGGTTCGCGAACGGCCGATCCCGTCGAGACCGCGGAAGCCGTCGTCGAAGGGCCCGCGGAAGCACTGGACTTGCTGCTGTGGCAACGGGTCGGGCTCGCCGCGTCGGGCCTTCGTGTCACCGGTGCCGTCACGGCGGCGGAGACGTTCCTCGCCGGACCTTTCACACCCTGA
- a CDS encoding ABC transporter ATP-binding protein, with protein MVQAKALVKRFGDFEAVRGIDVEVRPGEAFGFLGPNGAGKSSTMRMIASVSPRSDGDLRVLGMDPDVEGPKIRARLGVVPQQDNLDTELTVRQNLQIYGRYFGLSRSHVRSKAEELMEFAQLTDRANAEVDSLSGGMKRRLTIARSLVNDPELLLLDEPTTGLDPQARHLLWDRLFRLKAGGTTLIITTHYMDEAEQLCDRLVVMDNGRIAAEGSPAELISRYSTREVVELRFPNGEQEAAAKQIEGLAERVEVLPDRVLLYTMTGEAALEQAHARGLRPLSSLVRRSSLEDVFLRLTGRTLVD; from the coding sequence ATGGTGCAGGCGAAGGCGTTGGTCAAGCGTTTCGGCGATTTCGAGGCCGTACGCGGGATCGATGTCGAGGTCCGGCCGGGGGAGGCGTTCGGCTTCCTCGGGCCCAACGGCGCGGGCAAGTCCTCCACCATGCGGATGATCGCGAGCGTCTCCCCGCGCAGCGACGGCGACCTGCGGGTCCTCGGCATGGATCCGGACGTCGAGGGGCCGAAGATCCGTGCCCGGCTCGGGGTCGTGCCGCAGCAGGACAACCTCGACACCGAGCTCACCGTCCGGCAGAACCTGCAGATCTACGGCCGCTATTTCGGGCTCTCCCGCTCGCACGTGCGGAGCAAGGCCGAGGAGCTGATGGAGTTCGCCCAGCTCACCGACCGGGCGAACGCGGAGGTCGATTCGCTCTCCGGCGGGATGAAGCGGCGGCTGACCATCGCCCGGTCCCTGGTCAACGACCCCGAGCTGCTCCTGCTCGACGAACCGACGACGGGGCTGGACCCGCAGGCCCGCCACCTGTTGTGGGACAGGCTGTTCCGGCTCAAGGCCGGTGGGACCACGCTGATCATCACCACGCACTACATGGACGAGGCGGAGCAGCTCTGCGACAGGCTGGTCGTGATGGACAACGGCCGGATCGCCGCCGAGGGCTCGCCCGCGGAGCTGATCAGCCGGTATTCCACCCGCGAGGTCGTGGAGCTGCGCTTCCCGAACGGCGAACAGGAGGCGGCCGCGAAGCAGATCGAAGGCCTCGCCGAACGCGTCGAGGTGCTGCCGGACCGCGTCCTGCTCTACACGATGACCGGTGAGGCCGCCCTCGAACAGGCGCACGCGCGCGGGCTGCGCCCGCTGTCGAGCCTGGTCCGCCGCAGCTCGCTGGAGGACGTCTTCCTCCGCCTCACCGGCCGGACGCTGGTCGACTGA
- a CDS encoding phosphodiester glycosidase family protein → MLLAALLPGLFVAPPAHADPLAAPLGPAPVEAAPAASSAKEGPSAYAVAAPDDGLVTTSATSRVAPGLSLTEFDRYDPAGWIRGDTLAVDLTSKTLKPAYLSPGTVSARTPLSQQVYRAGAVAGVNGDFFDINASGAPIGVGVDAGQLQTAPARGHNLTASITEEGKARLAEVFLDASVTLPDGRVVPASNFNSPVLSGDAIGVYTPLWGASPRRTSVAGAQRVVEVEISGGVVTQVRPRPADGPIAAGTTILLARDGGVDTLSGLKTGDRVGVAYAPKSDAGKLSVSIGGNKVLLRDGAIQPVDNVAMHPRTAVGFSADGTKMWLATVDGRQADSRGMTELELARHLKSLGADDALNLDGGGSSTMLAREEGEKSPLVRNTPSDGGERLVPNGIGVATVLGSGRLTGFSPRPAQDTADATRVLSGLTRKLVAGGHDETGAAVDGKAQWLSTNPVRGTMTGGVFTAHADRFRPDAPANVDVYAKRGGVRGKATLNVLGSPVRLGTSTEQVALSGEGAKSTFKVFGYDADGYGTWVEPDDVKLDYDPAVVRIEPSGDGFAVTALKASGASAITATAGGKVTHLAASVGTESRVAASLDGPAGWTASVFPAVVGAALSEAPGRDGGGGLALDYRLNGTNATRAAYVNSAAPIALPPGTQRVGLWVNGDAKGTWLRTELRDAANVPSVVDLSLSVDWTGWRYVRAAIPAGLPDGQRLTKFYAVENVPDQQYEGRLVFDDLTFEVAPAAAVPADPAPRDPALITDGTATGGLRIAVVSDAQFTADQPDGPLVAQARRALREAVAAKPDLVLINGDFVDRGTAADFALARSIIDEELVGKAPWYYVPGNHEADGGHGLAEFQAAFGETHRVTDVAGIRLVLLDSSRGSLRAGGFDQIRMLREALDGAKTDKRIRGVVVAMHHPVEDPSPAGNSRLADRKEAAMLTGWLTAFERESGKQTAAIASHAGVFTLSRVDGVPYLVNGNSGKSPAAAPGDGGFVGWTMVRFEPGDRAQPVRFETRPNVDALTLSGPSSLARGEKADVRAVVTQGTRQVPVSYPVSADWKGGWGTHVAGGLLPAMPWDVASFDPASGVLTALRPGTASLSVTVNGVTRSLSVTVR, encoded by the coding sequence TTGCTGCTCGCTGCCCTGCTGCCCGGATTGTTCGTCGCCCCACCGGCGCACGCCGATCCTCTGGCCGCTCCACTCGGCCCGGCGCCCGTCGAAGCCGCCCCTGCGGCTTCCTCGGCGAAGGAGGGGCCGTCCGCGTACGCCGTGGCCGCGCCCGACGACGGTCTCGTCACCACGAGCGCGACTTCGCGCGTCGCGCCGGGCCTGAGCCTGACCGAGTTCGACCGCTACGACCCGGCGGGCTGGATCCGCGGCGACACCCTCGCCGTCGACCTCACCAGCAAGACGCTCAAGCCGGCGTATCTCAGCCCTGGCACGGTTTCCGCGCGGACACCGCTTTCGCAGCAGGTCTACAGGGCCGGTGCGGTCGCCGGGGTCAACGGGGACTTCTTCGACATCAACGCCAGCGGCGCGCCGATCGGTGTCGGCGTCGACGCCGGGCAACTCCAGACGGCGCCCGCGCGCGGCCACAATCTGACCGCGTCGATCACCGAGGAAGGCAAGGCGCGGCTCGCGGAGGTGTTCCTCGACGCGTCGGTCACCCTGCCCGACGGCCGGGTCGTGCCCGCGTCGAACTTCAACAGCCCGGTGCTGAGCGGCGACGCGATCGGCGTCTACACGCCGCTGTGGGGCGCGTCGCCGCGACGGACCTCGGTCGCCGGAGCCCAGCGCGTCGTCGAGGTCGAGATCTCCGGCGGCGTGGTCACCCAGGTGCGTCCGCGGCCCGCGGACGGGCCGATCGCCGCGGGCACGACGATCCTGCTGGCCCGGGACGGCGGCGTGGACACGTTGTCCGGCTTGAAGACCGGTGACCGGGTGGGCGTCGCGTACGCGCCGAAGAGTGACGCGGGCAAGCTGTCCGTCTCGATCGGCGGGAACAAGGTCCTGCTGCGTGACGGCGCGATCCAGCCGGTCGACAACGTCGCCATGCACCCCCGGACCGCGGTCGGGTTCTCCGCCGACGGCACGAAGATGTGGCTCGCCACGGTCGACGGCCGCCAGGCGGACAGCCGCGGCATGACGGAACTGGAACTGGCCCGCCACCTGAAGTCGCTCGGCGCGGACGACGCCCTCAACCTCGACGGTGGCGGCTCGTCGACCATGCTCGCCCGCGAGGAGGGCGAGAAGTCGCCGCTGGTGCGCAATACGCCCTCGGACGGCGGGGAACGTCTCGTGCCCAACGGCATCGGTGTCGCCACCGTGCTCGGAAGCGGACGCCTGACCGGATTCTCGCCCCGTCCCGCGCAGGACACCGCCGACGCGACGCGGGTGCTTTCCGGGCTGACGCGGAAACTCGTCGCCGGCGGCCATGACGAGACCGGCGCCGCCGTGGACGGCAAGGCCCAGTGGCTCAGCACGAATCCTGTCCGCGGCACCATGACCGGCGGCGTGTTCACCGCGCACGCCGACAGGTTCCGCCCGGACGCGCCCGCGAACGTCGACGTCTACGCGAAGCGCGGCGGCGTGAGGGGCAAGGCGACGCTGAACGTCCTCGGCTCACCGGTCCGCTTGGGCACGAGCACCGAGCAGGTCGCGTTGTCCGGCGAAGGCGCGAAGAGCACCTTCAAGGTATTCGGCTACGACGCCGACGGCTACGGCACGTGGGTCGAGCCCGACGACGTCAAACTGGACTACGACCCCGCGGTGGTGCGGATCGAACCGTCCGGTGACGGGTTCGCGGTCACCGCGCTGAAGGCATCGGGTGCTTCGGCGATCACCGCCACCGCCGGCGGGAAGGTGACGCATCTGGCGGCGTCGGTCGGCACGGAATCCCGGGTGGCGGCGTCGCTGGACGGCCCGGCCGGCTGGACCGCCAGCGTGTTCCCCGCGGTCGTCGGTGCCGCGCTTTCCGAGGCACCCGGCCGTGACGGCGGCGGCGGTCTCGCGCTGGACTACCGGCTGAACGGGACCAACGCCACGCGCGCGGCGTACGTGAACTCGGCGGCACCGATCGCGTTGCCGCCCGGCACCCAGCGCGTCGGCCTCTGGGTCAACGGCGACGCGAAGGGCACCTGGCTGCGGACGGAACTCCGTGACGCCGCCAATGTTCCGTCCGTCGTCGACCTGTCGTTGAGCGTCGACTGGACGGGCTGGCGCTACGTCCGCGCGGCGATCCCGGCCGGGCTTCCCGACGGGCAGCGGCTGACGAAGTTCTACGCCGTCGAGAACGTCCCGGATCAGCAGTACGAGGGACGCCTGGTGTTCGACGACCTGACCTTCGAGGTCGCGCCCGCGGCCGCCGTTCCCGCCGATCCGGCGCCGCGTGACCCGGCGCTGATCACCGACGGCACCGCAACCGGCGGTCTGCGGATCGCCGTGGTCAGCGACGCGCAGTTCACCGCCGACCAGCCGGACGGCCCGCTGGTCGCCCAGGCCCGTCGCGCGCTGCGCGAGGCGGTGGCGGCGAAACCGGATCTCGTGCTGATCAACGGCGACTTCGTCGACCGGGGCACGGCCGCCGATTTCGCGCTGGCGCGCTCGATCATCGACGAGGAACTGGTCGGCAAGGCACCCTGGTACTACGTTCCGGGCAACCACGAGGCCGACGGCGGGCACGGGCTCGCGGAATTCCAGGCGGCGTTCGGGGAGACCCACCGTGTCACCGACGTCGCGGGCATCCGCCTGGTGCTGCTGGATTCTTCGCGCGGTTCGCTGCGCGCGGGCGGGTTCGACCAGATCCGGATGCTGCGCGAGGCCCTGGACGGCGCGAAGACGGACAAGCGGATCCGCGGCGTGGTCGTCGCGATGCACCATCCGGTCGAGGACCCGAGCCCGGCCGGGAACTCGCGCCTGGCCGACCGCAAGGAAGCCGCCATGCTGACCGGCTGGCTGACCGCCTTCGAACGCGAATCGGGGAAGCAGACGGCCGCGATCGCCTCGCACGCGGGCGTGTTCACCCTGTCGCGCGTGGACGGCGTGCCCTATCTGGTGAACGGCAACTCCGGGAAGTCACCCGCGGCGGCCCCCGGTGACGGCGGCTTCGTCGGCTGGACGATGGTCCGGTTCGAGCCGGGGGACAGGGCGCAGCCGGTGCGGTTCGAAACGCGGCCGAACGTCGACGCGCTGACGCTGTCCGGGCCCTCGTCGCTGGCGCGCGGGGAGAAGGCGGACGTCCGGGCGGTCGTGACGCAGGGAACGCGCCAGGTACCGGTTTCGTACCCGGTCAGCGCGGACTGGAAGGGCGGCTGGGGCACGCATGTCGCCGGCGGATTGCTGCCCGCGATGCCCTGGGACGTCGCGTCGTTCGATCCGGCGAGCGGGGTGCTCACCGCGCTGAGGCCGGGGACGGCGAGTCTTTCGGTCACCGTGAACGGGGTGACGCGGAGTCTGTCGGTCACCGTCCGCTAG
- a CDS encoding ABC transporter permease → MTTAQPKASTGRVVSRWAGAWLRVEGHWMWYRRYWMSTLYSTGLQPVLFLAAMGLGFGSQVQAGAATSGFSYLEYVAPALLVAGAAQLAVGESSYPVLSGFKWQKDYLAVTATPISPGQVLGSQILWVSLRLTLAGTIYAVIAALFGSWTGFGVLAVILIGTLTGIACGTPVMALAATTYDEGTRFGLVFRFVLIPMTLFSGTFFPISQLPDPLRWIAWISPLWHGNEAARAVSLGTVGPLATLGHLAFLVVLAGAGWALAHKYFYRRLVV, encoded by the coding sequence ATGACGACAGCACAGCCGAAGGCGTCGACGGGCCGCGTCGTCTCGCGCTGGGCGGGAGCCTGGCTGCGGGTCGAGGGCCACTGGATGTGGTACCGCCGGTACTGGATGTCCACGTTGTATTCGACGGGCCTCCAGCCGGTGCTGTTCCTGGCCGCGATGGGGCTCGGATTCGGCTCCCAGGTCCAGGCGGGCGCGGCGACGAGCGGGTTCTCGTACCTCGAGTACGTCGCCCCGGCGCTGCTCGTCGCCGGGGCGGCGCAACTGGCGGTGGGGGAGTCCAGCTACCCGGTGTTGTCGGGGTTCAAGTGGCAGAAGGACTACTTGGCCGTCACCGCCACCCCGATCTCACCGGGGCAGGTGCTCGGCAGCCAGATCCTGTGGGTGAGCCTGCGGCTGACCCTGGCGGGCACGATCTACGCCGTCATCGCGGCGCTCTTCGGATCCTGGACCGGCTTCGGCGTACTCGCCGTCATCCTGATCGGGACGCTCACCGGTATCGCGTGCGGCACCCCGGTGATGGCGCTGGCCGCGACCACCTACGACGAGGGCACCCGGTTCGGCCTGGTGTTCCGGTTCGTCCTGATCCCGATGACGTTGTTCTCCGGCACGTTCTTCCCGATCTCGCAACTGCCGGATCCGCTGAGGTGGATCGCCTGGATCTCCCCGCTGTGGCACGGCAACGAGGCGGCGAGGGCGGTCAGTCTCGGCACCGTCGGCCCGCTCGCCACCCTGGGCCACCTCGCCTTCCTGGTGGTGCTGGCTGGGGCGGGCTGGGCGCTGGCGCACAAGTACTTCTACCGACGGCTGGTGGTCTGA